In a genomic window of Brassica rapa cultivar Chiifu-401-42 chromosome A10, CAAS_Brap_v3.01, whole genome shotgun sequence:
- the LOC103845703 gene encoding protein kish → MSALFNFHSFLTVVLLVICTCTYLKMQFPAILEQKTGFRGFFWKAARIGERLSPWMSVGCFMMGVSIIFF, encoded by the exons ATG TCAGCTTTGTTCAATTTCCATTCGTTTTTGACGGTGGTGCTGCTTGTGATCTGCACTTGCACTTATCTCAAGATGCAGTTCCCTGCCATTCTCGAGCAGAAAACTGG GTTTCGTGGATTCTTTTGGAAAGCTGCTAGAATAG GTGAGCGTTTGAGCCCTTGGATGTCGGTGGGATGCTTCATGATGGGTGTCTCCATCATTTTCTTTTGA